From Streptomyces sp. TLI_105, the proteins below share one genomic window:
- a CDS encoding sigma-70 family RNA polymerase sigma factor: protein MHSDERRTTALVEAARAGDADARDALVRAHLPLVHDIVGRALDGHADTDDIVQETMVRALDGLTGLRDPSRFRSWLVAIAMNGIRRRWHERRRAPVPGLDRATDLADPAGDFTELTILRLGLSGQRRDVARATRWLDEDDAELLALWWLEAAGELTRAELAEGLGVTPQHAAVRVQRMKERLDTGRAVVRALDALPPCPELTETVTAWDGRPSPLWRKRIARHLRTCAACTSRVAGRSGLAPVEGLLVGIGLVPPLTVAATLTDGPATEYAAHATDLPDATGTGGRWTPLRRASAAGFAAVAVLGAVALLVPPRPEAHVRPDRPVAAPAATTAPVTAAPSPPVTVAAPVPTTTAPAPRRTPRPTQAADPGERVTALVNRLRASAGCAPLRTDPRLVESARGYARDMVARGYYGHSSPEGDFADARITAAGYDWSAWAENLARGAADPETVVEDWRDGAMHEKNMLDCRYRDTGVASVPGPRGRIWVQQLAAPAS from the coding sequence ATGCACAGCGACGAGCGACGCACCACCGCCCTCGTGGAGGCGGCCAGGGCGGGTGACGCGGACGCCAGGGACGCCCTGGTCCGCGCCCATCTGCCGCTCGTCCACGACATCGTCGGCCGGGCCCTCGACGGCCATGCCGACACGGACGACATCGTCCAGGAGACGATGGTCCGCGCCCTCGACGGCCTGACCGGCCTCCGGGACCCGTCCCGCTTCCGGTCCTGGCTCGTCGCCATCGCCATGAACGGGATACGGCGCCGCTGGCACGAGCGCCGGCGGGCGCCCGTGCCCGGCCTCGACCGGGCCACGGACCTCGCCGACCCGGCCGGCGACTTCACCGAGCTCACCATCCTGCGCCTCGGTCTCTCCGGGCAGCGCCGCGACGTGGCCCGCGCGACCCGCTGGCTCGACGAGGACGACGCCGAACTCCTCGCCCTGTGGTGGCTGGAAGCCGCAGGCGAACTCACCCGCGCTGAGCTCGCCGAAGGCCTCGGCGTCACCCCGCAGCACGCCGCCGTCCGCGTCCAGCGGATGAAGGAACGCCTGGACACCGGCCGCGCCGTGGTCCGCGCCCTGGACGCCCTGCCGCCGTGCCCGGAGCTCACGGAGACCGTCACGGCCTGGGACGGCCGCCCCTCACCGCTCTGGCGCAAGCGGATAGCACGCCACCTGCGCACCTGTGCCGCCTGCACCTCCCGCGTGGCGGGCCGCAGCGGCCTCGCCCCCGTCGAGGGCCTGCTCGTCGGCATCGGCCTCGTCCCGCCCCTGACGGTCGCGGCCACGCTCACGGACGGACCGGCGACGGAGTACGCCGCCCACGCGACCGACCTGCCCGACGCCACCGGCACCGGCGGACGGTGGACCCCGCTGCGGCGCGCCTCCGCCGCCGGGTTCGCGGCCGTCGCCGTCCTCGGGGCGGTCGCCCTCCTCGTACCGCCGCGGCCGGAGGCACACGTCCGGCCCGACCGGCCCGTCGCCGCGCCCGCGGCCACGACCGCCCCGGTCACGGCCGCCCCGAGCCCGCCGGTCACCGTCGCCGCCCCCGTACCCACGACCACCGCCCCCGCACCCCGCCGCACCCCGCGCCCGACGCAGGCCGCCGATCCGGGGGAGCGGGTCACCGCGCTCGTCAACCGGCTCCGGGCCTCGGCCGGTTGCGCCCCGCTGCGGACCGACCCCCGGCTGGTCGAGTCGGCCCGCGGCTACGCCCGCGACATGGTCGCGCGCGGCTACTACGGGCACAGCAGCCCCGAGGGCGACTTCGCGGACGCCCGGATCACCGCCGCCGGATACGACTGGAGCGCCTGGGCGGAGAACCTGGCCCGCGGCGCGGCCGATCCGGAGACCGTCGTCGAGGACTGGCGGGACGGGGCCATGCACGAGAAGAACATGCTCGACTGCCGGTACCGGGACACCGGGGTGGCGTCGGTGCCCGGTCCCCGCGGCAGGATCTGGGTGCAGCAACTGGCCGCCCCCGCCTCCTGA
- a CDS encoding CAP domain-containing protein: MRHHDRPGHSEALQAPAHPDGSEGPQAPAPSEDPQAPARTDGSEGPRRPGHPDGSAGSRPPAPVGRAGGRHRRAGGARRRGPRRPSFRTAVALAGSTAVVLTVAAGMYVAAPATGTPAAAAPREAAAPARAATGKAARFVQDVVALVNAEREKAGCGPLRTEGHLRSAAQGHADDMAARDYYEHHSPEGRDAGDRMSGAGYEWSVWGENIHRGPKTPARAMEDWMDSPGHRANILNCSFKDIGVGVTLAANGPWWVQDFGARR, from the coding sequence ATGCGGCACCACGACCGTCCCGGCCACTCCGAAGCCCTCCAGGCCCCGGCCCACCCCGACGGCTCCGAAGGCCCCCAGGCCCCGGCCCCCTCCGAAGACCCTCAGGCCCCGGCCCGCACCGACGGCTCCGAAGGGCCCCGGCGCCCAGGGCACCCCGACGGCTCCGCCGGTTCTCGGCCACCCGCTCCGGTGGGACGCGCCGGGGGCCGGCACCGCAGAGCCGGCGGGGCGCGGCGGCGCGGCCCGCGCCGTCCGTCGTTCCGTACCGCCGTCGCCCTCGCCGGTTCCACGGCGGTGGTCCTCACGGTGGCGGCCGGGATGTACGTGGCCGCCCCGGCCACCGGGACGCCGGCCGCCGCGGCTCCGCGCGAGGCGGCGGCCCCGGCCCGGGCCGCCACCGGGAAGGCCGCGCGGTTCGTGCAGGACGTCGTCGCCCTCGTCAACGCCGAGCGGGAGAAGGCCGGTTGCGGTCCGCTGCGCACGGAGGGGCATCTGCGGAGCGCGGCCCAGGGGCACGCCGACGACATGGCCGCCCGCGACTACTACGAGCACCACAGCCCGGAGGGCCGGGACGCGGGCGACCGGATGAGCGGCGCCGGGTACGAGTGGTCGGTCTGGGGGGAGAACATCCACCGCGGGCCGAAGACCCCGGCCCGGGCCATGGAGGACTGGATGGACAGTCCCGGGCACCGGGCGAACATCCTCAACTGTTCTTTCAAGGACATCGGCGTCGGGGTGACCCTCGCGGCCAACGGCCCCTGGTGGGTGCAGGACTTCGGCGCCAGACGCTGA
- a CDS encoding universal stress protein: MSREIVAGVDGSPESLTAADWAAREALHRGLPLRLAHAWRWEPLDLPLVQDPDAQQRTAYTVLHEAEATIAARHPGLALTSELLPDAPVPALLGTEDRAEMLVIGSRGHGAVAGFLLGSYGQQIIAASARPVVAVRSRDGEQAEPPSGHVLVGQLGSPEDSAAVLGFAFETAAARGAAVRAVRAWSLPPLYAYSPASMRLADEAGGLVPYEEKALREALAPWRERYPDVPVSEHVELGSAGQVLLSVSGGAQLLVVGRRARRGAVGPRIGSVAHAALHLAPCPVAVIPQG; this comes from the coding sequence ATGAGTCGTGAGATCGTCGCAGGAGTGGACGGCTCCCCCGAGAGCCTCACCGCGGCCGACTGGGCCGCCCGGGAGGCCCTGCACCGGGGCCTCCCGCTACGGCTCGCGCACGCGTGGCGCTGGGAACCGCTCGACCTGCCCCTCGTCCAGGACCCCGACGCCCAACAGCGCACCGCCTACACCGTCCTGCACGAGGCCGAGGCCACGATCGCCGCCCGCCACCCGGGGCTCGCGCTCACGTCCGAACTGCTCCCCGACGCCCCGGTCCCCGCGCTGCTCGGCACCGAGGACCGGGCCGAGATGCTCGTCATCGGCTCGCGCGGCCACGGCGCCGTCGCCGGCTTCCTGCTCGGCTCGTACGGGCAGCAGATCATCGCCGCCTCCGCCCGCCCGGTCGTCGCCGTCCGGTCCCGCGACGGCGAACAGGCCGAACCGCCCTCGGGACACGTGCTCGTCGGTCAGCTCGGCAGCCCGGAGGACAGCGCGGCCGTGCTCGGCTTCGCCTTCGAGACCGCCGCCGCGCGCGGTGCGGCCGTGCGGGCCGTGCGCGCGTGGAGCCTGCCGCCGCTGTACGCCTACAGCCCGGCCTCGATGCGGCTCGCGGACGAGGCCGGCGGGCTCGTCCCGTACGAGGAGAAGGCGCTGCGCGAGGCGCTCGCCCCCTGGCGCGAGCGGTACCCCGACGTGCCGGTCTCCGAGCACGTCGAGCTGGGCAGCGCGGGGCAGGTGCTGCTCTCCGTCTCGGGCGGCGCCCAGCTGCTCGTGGTCGGCCGACGGGCCCGGCGCGGGGCCGTCGGGCCGCGGATCGGCTCCGTCGCGCACGCGGCGCTCCACCTGGCGCCCTGCCCGGTGGCGGTCATCCCGCAGGGCTGA
- a CDS encoding acyl-CoA dehydrogenase: protein MSTPRRSPRRPAIRTASAPPGRPVDRPGDDEIWPRVTRELADDLAVDALARDRAGKAPFDEVARLQEAGLPGLLTAPGPTRRGADWRAACAVVREISAADSSVGELLAHHYALSWSSRFFGPAHDTDDTRSPALALDVCTAEERWLLAGGIEPPHVESAPGLTLTPADGPGGGWILDGRRAFASGVTVADRLVVGARPGGTGDLLVVLVDPAQAGVFTEAATDRVGQRLAGAGTVTFDHVPVEVRHVLGTLPHDEHAVAPFTTLAPLALRLLLVQVGLGIAEGALAEARDISRAGQAGPAPADRTGGPTGADGAVGAGDDPYLLLAYGELATAAHAAAAVVERATDALAGGLLAEWSLGLEERADIAVLVAAAETVTGRAAVHITTRILELVDGTAGADAHGGGPGFDRFWRNARALTAPTQAAHRLRDIGDHYLHGTHARLTLLA from the coding sequence GTGAGTACGCCGAGGAGATCGCCGAGGAGACCAGCGATACGGACCGCCTCCGCACCGCCCGGACGGCCCGTCGACCGGCCGGGCGACGACGAGATCTGGCCCCGCGTCACCCGCGAGCTCGCCGACGACCTCGCCGTCGACGCCCTCGCCCGGGACCGGGCCGGCAAGGCCCCCTTCGACGAGGTCGCGCGCCTCCAGGAGGCGGGGCTGCCCGGCCTCCTCACCGCGCCCGGACCGACCCGGCGGGGCGCGGACTGGCGGGCCGCCTGCGCGGTCGTGCGGGAGATCTCCGCCGCCGACAGCTCGGTGGGCGAACTCCTCGCCCACCACTACGCGCTGTCCTGGAGCAGCCGCTTCTTCGGCCCCGCGCACGACACCGACGACACGCGCTCCCCCGCGCTCGCCCTCGACGTGTGCACGGCCGAGGAGCGCTGGCTGCTCGCCGGCGGCATCGAACCGCCGCACGTCGAGTCCGCCCCCGGCCTCACGCTCACGCCCGCCGACGGCCCCGGCGGCGGCTGGATCCTCGACGGACGCCGCGCCTTCGCCTCCGGCGTCACGGTCGCCGACCGGCTCGTCGTCGGCGCACGGCCCGGCGGCACCGGCGACCTCCTCGTCGTCCTCGTGGACCCGGCCCAGGCGGGGGTGTTCACGGAGGCCGCCACGGACCGGGTCGGCCAGCGCCTGGCCGGGGCCGGCACCGTCACGTTCGACCACGTCCCGGTGGAGGTCCGGCACGTCCTCGGAACCCTCCCGCACGACGAGCACGCCGTCGCGCCCTTCACCACCCTCGCACCGCTCGCCCTGCGGCTGCTCCTCGTCCAGGTCGGGCTCGGCATCGCCGAGGGGGCGCTCGCGGAGGCCCGGGACATCAGCCGCGCCGGACAGGCGGGCCCCGCCCCCGCCGACCGGACGGGAGGCCCCACGGGCGCGGACGGCGCCGTCGGCGCCGGGGACGACCCGTACCTCCTGCTCGCCTACGGGGAGCTGGCGACGGCCGCGCACGCCGCCGCCGCGGTGGTGGAGCGGGCGACGGACGCCCTCGCCGGGGGGCTGCTCGCCGAGTGGTCGCTCGGCCTGGAGGAACGCGCCGACATCGCCGTCCTCGTGGCGGCGGCCGAGACGGTCACCGGCCGGGCGGCCGTCCACATCACCACGCGCATCCTCGAACTCGTCGACGGCACGGCGGGAGCCGACGCCCACGGCGGCGGGCCGGGCTTCGACCGCTTCTGGCGCAACGCCCGCGCGCTCACCGCCCCCACCCAGGCGGCCCACCGGCTGCGCGACATCGGGGACCACTACCTCCACGGCACCCACGCCCGGCTCACCCTGCTGGCCTGA
- a CDS encoding Rrf2 family transcriptional regulator gives MRISARADYAVRAALQLAAAQDAGPLKAETIAVDQDISHKFLEGILGDMRKGGLVQSQRGGNGGYWLARPAETISVADVIRCVDGPLVSVRGERPPDLSYTGPAESLLTLWIALRASVRGVLGVSLAELAAAKLPAGIVALADDPEAWTNP, from the coding sequence ATGCGCATTTCAGCCAGGGCCGACTACGCGGTGCGGGCCGCCCTCCAGCTCGCCGCAGCCCAGGACGCGGGGCCGCTGAAGGCGGAGACCATCGCGGTGGACCAGGACATCTCGCACAAGTTCCTGGAGGGCATCCTCGGCGACATGCGCAAGGGCGGTCTGGTGCAGAGCCAGCGCGGCGGCAACGGCGGGTACTGGCTGGCCCGCCCGGCCGAGACGATCTCGGTCGCGGACGTCATCCGCTGCGTGGACGGCCCGCTGGTCTCCGTACGGGGAGAACGGCCGCCGGACCTGTCGTACACGGGGCCGGCCGAGTCGCTGCTGACGCTGTGGATCGCGCTGCGGGCCAGCGTCCGGGGCGTGTTGGGGGTGTCCCTCGCGGAGCTCGCGGCGGCGAAGCTGCCGGCCGGGATCGTGGCGCTCGCGGACGACCCGGAGGCCTGGACCAACCCCTGA
- a CDS encoding glutathione S-transferase C-terminal domain-containing protein: MSVVVPSRLLPASAAVPVFRGRIGRDANSGHYAVPHRYRLHVDPSDPRCLGIALTHGLLGLDATLPLTVLPGTPDTPDGGYAALRPLYEASAHLYTGPAAAPVLSDGWTGRIVSTHVPDILRDLALRFRGDGPDLLPEAHRDAVDAIADLCERSVNRAAQHAGELGLDDESAHHDPLTVLFAALGSLERRLTHRPYVLGDALTAADVHVWVTLVQLDTVHRWHLDAAAMDRVAAHPALWAYAQRLAARPEFARHLDIDALLRRHRAHCRGREAAGAAIRLVDWSAGR; encoded by the coding sequence ATGTCCGTCGTCGTCCCGTCCCGGCTCCTGCCCGCCTCCGCCGCCGTGCCCGTCTTCCGGGGCCGGATCGGCCGCGACGCGAACAGCGGCCACTACGCCGTCCCGCACCGCTACCGCCTCCACGTCGACCCGTCCGACCCCCGGTGTCTGGGCATCGCCCTCACCCACGGCCTGCTCGGACTCGACGCCACGCTCCCGCTCACCGTGCTCCCCGGCACCCCCGACACGCCCGACGGCGGGTACGCCGCGCTCCGCCCGCTGTACGAGGCGAGCGCCCACCTCTACACCGGCCCGGCCGCCGCCCCCGTCCTCAGCGACGGCTGGACCGGACGGATCGTCAGCACCCACGTCCCCGACATCCTCCGGGACCTCGCCCTGCGCTTCCGCGGCGACGGCCCCGACCTGCTGCCCGAAGCGCACCGCGACGCCGTCGACGCGATCGCCGACCTGTGCGAGCGGAGCGTCAACCGGGCCGCCCAGCACGCCGGCGAACTCGGGCTGGACGACGAATCCGCCCACCACGACCCGCTCACCGTCCTCTTCGCCGCGCTCGGCTCCCTGGAACGCCGCCTCACCCACCGGCCGTACGTCCTCGGCGACGCCCTGACCGCCGCCGACGTGCACGTCTGGGTCACCCTCGTCCAGCTCGACACCGTGCACCGCTGGCACCTCGACGCCGCCGCCATGGACCGCGTCGCCGCACACCCCGCGCTGTGGGCCTACGCCCAGCGCCTCGCCGCCCGCCCCGAGTTCGCCCGCCACCTCGACATCGACGCCCTCCTGCGCCGCCACCGCGCCCACTGCCGCGGCCGTGAGGCCGCCGGCGCGGCCATACGCCTCGTCGACTGGTCCGCCGGGCGCTGA
- a CDS encoding NAD-dependent epimerase/dehydratase family protein, whose amino-acid sequence MNPSTISRVVVTGATGNVGTSLIRVLAREPGIGSVLGLARRRPGFDLPGVEWAELDLSRDGDEPRLAQYVADADAVVHLAWRFGPTHDPVETWRTNVLGSVRVFDAVAAARVPVLVHASSVGAYSPGPDGGSPVSEAWPTHGWPGAAYTREKAYLERVLDTFERDHPLTRVVRMRPAFLFKEESASEQRRIFAGRFFPGQLMRPELLPLLPEFEGLRFQVLHTEDAADAYRRALLRDVRGPFNLAAEPVIDGATLGELLHARPVKVPAGAVRGALSAAWRLRLVPASPGLFDALRHLPLLATERARRELGWEPAASSLEALEAFLRGVRGGTGDDTAPLAGRRVG is encoded by the coding sequence ATGAATCCGAGCACGATTTCGCGCGTCGTCGTCACGGGCGCCACCGGCAACGTCGGCACGAGCCTCATCCGGGTCCTGGCCCGTGAGCCGGGCATCGGCTCCGTCCTCGGTCTCGCCCGCCGCCGGCCCGGCTTCGACCTGCCCGGGGTGGAGTGGGCCGAGCTGGACCTCTCCCGGGACGGGGACGAGCCCCGGCTCGCGCAGTACGTGGCGGACGCGGACGCGGTGGTGCACCTGGCCTGGCGGTTCGGGCCGACCCATGACCCGGTGGAGACCTGGCGGACCAATGTCCTGGGCTCGGTCCGCGTCTTCGACGCGGTGGCGGCGGCGCGGGTGCCGGTCCTGGTGCACGCCTCCTCGGTGGGCGCGTACTCCCCCGGCCCCGACGGCGGCTCCCCGGTGTCCGAGGCGTGGCCGACGCACGGTTGGCCGGGCGCCGCGTACACCCGGGAGAAGGCCTATCTGGAGCGGGTCCTCGACACGTTCGAGCGGGACCATCCGCTGACCCGGGTGGTCCGGATGCGCCCGGCGTTCCTCTTCAAGGAGGAGTCGGCGAGCGAGCAGCGGCGGATCTTCGCGGGGCGGTTCTTCCCCGGACAGCTGATGCGGCCCGAACTGCTGCCGCTGCTGCCGGAGTTCGAGGGGCTCCGCTTCCAGGTCCTGCACACCGAGGACGCGGCGGACGCCTACCGCAGGGCGCTGTTGCGGGACGTCCGGGGCCCGTTCAACCTCGCCGCGGAGCCGGTGATCGACGGGGCGACGCTGGGCGAGCTGCTGCACGCCCGGCCGGTGAAGGTGCCCGCCGGCGCGGTACGGGGTGCCCTCTCGGCGGCCTGGCGGTTGCGGCTGGTCCCCGCCTCCCCGGGCCTCTTCGACGCGCTGCGGCACCTGCCGCTGCTCGCCACCGAGCGGGCCCGGCGGGAGCTGGGCTGGGAGCCGGCGGCGAGCTCGCTGGAGGCCCTGGAGGCGTTCCTGCGCGGGGTCCGCGGGGGCACGGGCGACGACACGGCCCCGCTGGCGGGGCGCCGCGTCGGCTGA
- a CDS encoding DUF5133 domain-containing protein, which produces MLLPDRNTVDRLLRHFRAQERTVQDRPCDLSARRRFEDTAYTLCVLMGVRTAREAVLAAERYVTTAEIRNREARPPCRH; this is translated from the coding sequence ATGCTGCTGCCCGACAGGAACACCGTCGACCGGCTGCTCCGGCACTTCCGCGCCCAGGAGCGGACCGTGCAGGACAGGCCGTGCGACCTGTCGGCCCGCCGGCGCTTCGAGGACACGGCGTACACCCTGTGCGTCCTGATGGGAGTGCGCACCGCCCGCGAGGCCGTCCTCGCCGCGGAACGCTACGTGACGACCGCGGAGATCAGGAATCGAGAAGCACGGCCCCCGTGCCGCCACTAG
- a CDS encoding excinuclease ABC subunit UvrA, with product MNTAPGADERASAPHAADRHDLIRVHGARENNLKDVSIEIPKRRLTVFTGVSGSGKSSLVFDTIAAESQRLINETYSAFVQGFMPTLARPEVDVLDGLTTAIIVDQQRLGADPRSTVGTATDANAMLRILFSRLGEPHIGPPSAYAFNVPSVRASGAITVERGNKKTERATFERTGGMCPGCEGRGTVSDIDLTRLYDDSKSLAEGALTVPGYTPGGWNHRLYSESGLVDPDKPIRKYTKKELQAFLHHAPVRMKIAGINMTYEGLIPRIQKSFLAKDKEGMQPHIRAFVERAVTFTTCPDCDGTRLSAGARASKIGRISIADACAMQISDLAAWVRGLDEPSVAPLLTALQLTLDSFVEIGLGYLSLDRPSGTLSGGEAQRVKMIRHLGSSLTDVTYVFDEPTIGLHPHDIRRMNDLLLQLRDKGNTVLVVEHKPEAIAIADHVVDLGPGAGTAGGTVCFEGTVDGLRASGTVTGRHLDDRAAVKESVRRPTGALKIRGASTHNLRDVDVDIPLGVLTVVTGVAGSGKSSLVHGSIPAGEEVISVDQGAIRGSRRSNPATYTGLLDPIRKAFAKANGVKPALFSANSEGACPTCNGAGVVYTDLGMMAGVSSTCEDCEGKRFQPAVLEHLLGGRDISEVLAMSVTEAEEFFGSGEAHIPAAQRILARLADVGLGYLSLGQPLTTLSGGERQRLKLATHMGDKGGVYVLDEPTTGLHLADVEQLLGLLDRLVDSGKSVIVVEHHQAVMAHADWIVDLGPGAGHDGGKVVFEGTPADLVAARSTLTGEHLAEYVGA from the coding sequence ATGAACACAGCCCCGGGGGCGGACGAGCGGGCGTCCGCCCCCCACGCCGCCGACCGGCACGACCTGATCCGCGTCCACGGCGCGCGGGAGAACAACCTCAAGGACGTGAGCATCGAGATCCCGAAGCGCCGGCTCACGGTCTTCACCGGCGTCTCCGGCTCGGGCAAGAGCTCCCTCGTGTTCGACACGATCGCCGCCGAGTCGCAGCGGCTGATCAACGAGACGTACAGCGCCTTCGTCCAGGGCTTCATGCCGACGCTCGCCCGGCCCGAGGTCGACGTCCTCGACGGCCTGACGACCGCGATCATCGTCGACCAGCAGCGCCTCGGCGCAGACCCCCGCTCCACCGTCGGCACCGCCACCGACGCCAACGCGATGCTGAGGATCCTCTTCAGCCGCCTCGGCGAGCCGCACATCGGCCCGCCCAGCGCCTACGCCTTCAACGTCCCCTCGGTCCGGGCCAGCGGCGCGATCACCGTCGAGCGCGGTAACAAGAAGACCGAGCGGGCGACCTTCGAGCGCACCGGCGGCATGTGTCCGGGCTGCGAGGGCCGGGGCACGGTCTCCGACATCGACCTCACCCGGCTCTACGACGACTCCAAGTCGCTCGCCGAGGGCGCGCTCACCGTCCCCGGCTACACCCCGGGCGGCTGGAACCACCGCCTCTACAGCGAGTCCGGCCTCGTCGACCCGGACAAGCCGATCCGGAAGTACACCAAGAAGGAACTCCAGGCCTTCCTCCACCACGCGCCGGTCCGGATGAAGATCGCCGGGATCAACATGACCTACGAGGGTCTGATCCCGCGCATCCAGAAGTCCTTCCTGGCCAAGGACAAAGAGGGCATGCAGCCCCACATCCGGGCGTTCGTCGAGCGGGCCGTCACCTTCACCACCTGCCCCGACTGCGACGGCACCCGCCTCAGCGCGGGCGCCAGGGCGTCGAAGATCGGGCGGATCAGCATCGCCGACGCCTGCGCGATGCAGATCAGCGACCTCGCCGCCTGGGTCCGCGGCCTCGACGAGCCCTCGGTGGCGCCGCTGCTCACCGCGCTCCAGCTGACCCTGGACTCGTTCGTGGAGATCGGCCTCGGCTATCTCTCCCTCGACCGGCCGTCGGGCACGCTGTCGGGCGGCGAGGCGCAGCGCGTCAAGATGATCCGCCACCTCGGCTCCTCGCTCACCGACGTCACGTACGTCTTCGACGAGCCCACCATCGGCCTGCACCCGCACGACATCCGGCGGATGAACGACCTGCTGCTCCAGCTGCGCGACAAGGGCAACACGGTGCTCGTCGTGGAGCACAAGCCGGAGGCCATCGCGATCGCCGACCACGTCGTCGACCTCGGCCCCGGCGCCGGCACGGCCGGCGGCACCGTCTGCTTCGAGGGCACCGTGGACGGGCTGCGGGCCTCCGGCACCGTCACCGGACGCCACCTCGACGACCGGGCCGCCGTCAAGGAATCGGTCCGCAGGCCCACCGGGGCCCTGAAGATCCGGGGCGCGTCGACGCACAACCTGCGCGACGTCGACGTCGACATCCCGCTCGGCGTGCTCACCGTCGTGACCGGCGTCGCCGGCTCCGGCAAGAGCTCGCTCGTGCACGGCTCGATCCCCGCCGGCGAGGAGGTGATCTCCGTCGACCAGGGCGCGATCCGCGGCTCCCGGCGCAGCAACCCCGCCACGTACACCGGACTCCTCGACCCGATCCGCAAGGCCTTCGCCAAGGCCAACGGCGTGAAGCCGGCGCTGTTCAGCGCCAACTCCGAGGGCGCCTGCCCCACCTGCAACGGCGCGGGCGTCGTCTACACCGACCTCGGCATGATGGCCGGCGTCTCTTCCACCTGCGAGGACTGCGAGGGCAAGCGGTTCCAGCCCGCGGTGCTCGAACACCTCCTCGGCGGCCGGGACATCAGCGAGGTGCTCGCGATGTCCGTGACCGAGGCCGAGGAGTTCTTCGGCTCCGGCGAGGCGCACATCCCGGCCGCACAGCGGATCCTGGCCCGGCTCGCCGACGTCGGGCTCGGCTACCTGAGCCTCGGCCAGCCGCTCACCACGCTCTCCGGCGGCGAGCGGCAGCGCCTCAAGCTGGCCACGCACATGGGCGACAAGGGCGGCGTCTACGTCCTCGACGAGCCGACCACCGGCCTCCACCTCGCCGACGTCGAGCAGCTCCTCGGCCTGCTCGACCGGCTCGTGGACTCCGGCAAGTCGGTCATCGTCGTCGAGCACCACCAGGCCGTCATGGCGCACGCCGACTGGATCGTCGACCTGGGCCCCGGCGCGGGCCACGACGGCGGGAAGGTCGTCTTCGAGGGCACGCCCGCCGACCTCGTCGCGGCCCGCTCCACCCTCACCGGCGAGCACCTCGCGGAGTACGTCGGCGCCTGA
- a CDS encoding DUF6058 family natural product biosynthesis protein, whose amino-acid sequence MTDRTPTEQRLPDGALPDGAARDRTPTDRAPKDRAPADRAAEGRSPSARIAERFREVNGDHPMTAADDAYVTAQFVPLDALCAALGRDPDEVRSLMLAGLLPLPGYLRSDGAEMVPRDLFALADAAGGADRLHAWFTGHWEDPDRGDEEWEAYLSGRYVCLHAVTPANIHRKDELTAEIAARLAAAGDDPSPEWRAALHARVDELDALEPAFTAYDRLRFGGPVSRDTCVEAPRALFPLASR is encoded by the coding sequence ATGACGGACCGGACGCCGACGGAGCAGAGGCTGCCGGACGGAGCCCTGCCGGACGGAGCGGCGAGGGACCGGACGCCGACGGACAGGGCGCCGAAGGACCGGGCACCGGCGGACAGGGCCGCGGAGGGACGGTCGCCGTCCGCGCGGATCGCCGAGCGGTTCCGTGAGGTGAACGGCGACCATCCGATGACCGCCGCCGACGACGCGTACGTCACCGCCCAGTTCGTCCCGCTGGACGCGCTGTGCGCCGCGCTCGGGCGGGATCCCGACGAGGTCCGGTCGCTGATGCTCGCGGGGCTGCTGCCGCTGCCCGGCTATCTGCGGTCGGACGGCGCCGAGATGGTGCCGCGCGACCTGTTCGCGCTCGCCGACGCGGCGGGCGGCGCCGACCGCCTGCACGCCTGGTTCACCGGGCACTGGGAGGACCCGGATCGGGGCGACGAGGAGTGGGAGGCGTACCTGAGCGGCCGGTACGTCTGCCTGCACGCGGTCACTCCGGCGAACATCCACCGGAAGGACGAGCTGACGGCGGAGATCGCCGCGCGCCTCGCGGCGGCCGGGGACGACCCCTCGCCGGAGTGGCGCGCCGCCCTCCACGCGCGCGTGGACGAGCTGGACGCCCTGGAGCCGGCGTTCACGGCGTACGACCGGCTGCGGTTCGGCGGGCCGGTCTCGCGGGACACCTGCGTGGAGGCGCCCAGGGCGCTCTTCCCCCTCGCGTCTCGCTGA